A region from the Mycolicibacterium phlei genome encodes:
- a CDS encoding dipeptidase: MSDLVARVREVLPSVRRDLEDLIRIESVWADPARRGEVRRSADAVAGLLSDAGFGDVQIVSEGGAPAVIARHPAPPGAPTVLLYAHHDVQPEGDPVQWHTPPFEPTERDGRLYGRGSADDKAGIATHLAAFRAHGGNPPVGVTVFVEGEEESGSPSLSRLLAAHRDTLASDVIVIADSDNWSTEVPSLTVTLRGLADCVVEVATLDHGLHSGLWGGVVPDALSVLVRLLASLHDDDGNVAVEGLHEATAADVDFSPDRVREETGMLPGVQEIGTGTVPQRLWAKPAITVIGIDTTPIEKSSNTLIPRARAKVSMRVAPGGDAAEHLAALTRHLETHAPWGAKVTVTPGDLGQPYAIDTTGPVYDAARAAFRQAWGTEPVETGIGGSIPFIAEFAKTFPQAKILVTGVEDPATQAHSVNESLHLGVLEKAAISEALLLANLAP, translated from the coding sequence ATGAGTGATCTCGTGGCGAGGGTGCGTGAGGTGCTGCCGTCGGTGCGGCGCGATCTGGAGGACCTGATCCGCATCGAGTCGGTGTGGGCGGACCCGGCGCGGCGCGGCGAGGTGCGGCGCAGCGCCGACGCGGTGGCCGGGCTGCTGTCCGACGCCGGGTTCGGCGACGTGCAGATCGTCAGCGAGGGCGGCGCCCCCGCCGTGATCGCCCGCCATCCCGCCCCGCCGGGCGCGCCGACCGTGCTGCTCTACGCCCACCACGACGTGCAGCCCGAGGGCGACCCGGTCCAGTGGCACACCCCGCCGTTCGAGCCGACCGAGCGCGACGGCCGCCTCTACGGTCGCGGCAGCGCCGACGACAAGGCCGGTATCGCAACACATCTCGCCGCGTTCCGGGCGCACGGCGGCAACCCGCCGGTCGGGGTGACGGTGTTCGTCGAGGGTGAGGAGGAGTCGGGCTCCCCGTCGCTGTCGCGACTGCTGGCCGCCCACCGCGACACGCTGGCCTCCGACGTGATCGTCATCGCCGACTCGGACAACTGGAGCACCGAGGTGCCGTCGCTCACCGTGACGCTGCGCGGGCTGGCCGACTGCGTGGTCGAGGTCGCCACCCTCGACCACGGGCTGCACTCCGGGCTGTGGGGCGGTGTGGTCCCCGACGCGCTGAGCGTGCTGGTGCGACTGCTGGCCAGCCTGCACGACGACGACGGCAACGTCGCCGTGGAGGGCCTGCACGAGGCCACCGCCGCCGACGTCGACTTCTCACCCGACCGGGTGCGCGAGGAGACCGGAATGCTGCCCGGGGTTCAGGAGATCGGCACCGGGACTGTGCCGCAACGACTCTGGGCCAAACCGGCGATCACCGTCATCGGCATCGACACCACCCCGATCGAGAAGTCGTCGAACACGCTGATCCCGCGGGCCCGCGCCAAGGTGAGCATGCGCGTCGCACCCGGCGGGGACGCCGCCGAACACCTCGCCGCGCTCACGCGTCACCTCGAGACCCACGCACCGTGGGGCGCCAAGGTCACCGTCACCCCCGGGGATCTCGGCCAGCCGTACGCGATCGACACCACCGGGCCGGTGTACGACGCGGCCCGCGCGGCGTTCCGGCAGGCGTGGGGCACCGAACCCGTGGAAACCGGTATCGGCGGGTCGATCCCGTTCATCGCCGAGTTCGCCAAGACGTTCCCGCAGGCCAAGATCCTCGTCACCGGTGTGGAGGATCCCGCCACCCAGGCGCACAGCGTCAACGAGAGCCTGCACCTCGGGGTGCTCGAGAAGGCCGCGATCTCCGAGGCGCTACTGCTGGCCAACCTCGCGCCGTAG
- the acpS gene encoding holo-ACP synthase AcpS has protein sequence MAIVGVGIDLVSISEFAEQVDQPGTVFAETFTPGERRHAADKSSSAARHLAARWAAKEAVIKAWSGSRFAKRPVLPEGIHRDIEVITDMWGRPKVRLSGAIAEHLKDVTIHVSLTHEADTAAAVAILEER, from the coding sequence ATGGCGATAGTCGGAGTGGGGATCGACCTGGTCTCCATCTCCGAGTTCGCAGAGCAGGTCGATCAACCCGGGACGGTGTTCGCCGAGACGTTCACGCCGGGGGAGCGGCGCCACGCCGCCGACAAGAGTTCGTCGGCGGCGCGGCACCTCGCCGCGCGGTGGGCCGCCAAGGAGGCCGTGATCAAGGCGTGGTCGGGATCTCGGTTCGCCAAGCGGCCGGTGCTGCCCGAGGGCATCCACCGCGACATCGAGGTGATCACCGACATGTGGGGCCGGCCGAAGGTGCGACTGTCCGGCGCCATCGCCGAGCACCTCAAGGACGTCACGATCCACGTGTCGCTGACCCATGAGGCCGACACCGCCGCCGCGGTCGCCATCCTCGAGGAGCGCTAG